One Dysosmobacter welbionis DNA segment encodes these proteins:
- a CDS encoding nitroreductase family protein, with protein MDVIGAMKARRSVRSYLPRKVEQEKLNAVLEAVRLTPSRHNDQNIRVIVVRDSALKQQIRQQAETQPMVEEADVLLVFCATDRTDFVMPCGQYGYVVDMSLATGFALLEAAEQGLDTCIICAFREDAVKDLLHVPASARVVSMVALGYGADNSPRKTKKNMEEIVSYDRF; from the coding sequence ATGGATGTCATAGGGGCCATGAAGGCTAGAAGAAGTGTGCGGAGCTATCTGCCCCGCAAGGTGGAACAGGAAAAACTCAATGCAGTTCTGGAGGCTGTCCGCCTGACGCCTTCCCGACATAACGATCAGAATATCCGGGTGATCGTGGTACGGGACAGTGCCTTGAAGCAGCAGATCCGCCAGCAGGCTGAGACACAGCCCATGGTGGAGGAAGCAGATGTACTTTTGGTGTTCTGCGCTACGGACCGCACAGATTTTGTAATGCCCTGCGGGCAATATGGCTATGTAGTGGACATGTCTCTGGCCACAGGATTTGCTCTGCTGGAAGCGGCAGAACAGGGGTTAGATACGTGTATCATCTGTGCATTTAGAGAAGATGCGGTCAAAGATTTGCTGCATGTTCCGGCATCTGCGCGGGTCGTATCTATGGTAGCGCTCGGATATGGTGCGGACAACAGCCCCCGGAAGACAAAAAAGAATATGGAAGAAATCGTCAGCTATGACCGGTTTTAA
- a CDS encoding ABC transporter substrate-binding protein, translating into MKKKLLRIFSSVLCLCMLTTACGGGTEDAGNGDDGGEAKDTLTIAVQADMADKDPINGSSTNDTLKIKANVYETLIERTVPEGEYKPLLAESWEFNDDATELTMTLREGVMCHNGEPLTAEDCLFSLRCLRESSNTSVTDHMDLENSYAVDERTFVIVMDEPYMPVIANLSFPTCVMFSQKGYEEGNGDWANMDIGTGPYTWGEWSIGSSVSLVGFDDYYVEGQPAIKNVEFRVISEDGNRYIEVETGGADMCYNLSGVDIEAAEANSDVVVFREYTTDNCYLSFNLRNSPFDDVRVRQAIAYALDIDGAWEVCMDGVGQPAEGLLPSNIPDSIADVDSPYHVDYPVYEYNLEKAKELLAEAGYPDGFSCRYHVGHMAVRQAYGEFFANALGQIGIDVEIVALDAATNSQALKVEHNFDIYTWGISATNGDIDYANRFFYTDNANNIFGYSDPEMDALIDAAAMEADSAKRSELNAEIQQKVLDECVIVPIYQQEDIHCYTSDLQGFRNGAFQAPLLKYCYFA; encoded by the coding sequence ATGAAAAAAAAGTTGCTGCGGATTTTTTCCTCCGTGCTGTGTCTCTGCATGTTGACAACTGCATGTGGCGGCGGCACAGAAGATGCCGGAAACGGCGATGATGGGGGAGAGGCGAAAGATACTCTGACTATTGCCGTTCAGGCAGATATGGCAGACAAGGACCCTATCAACGGAAGCAGCACCAATGATACTTTGAAGATCAAGGCAAATGTCTACGAGACCCTGATCGAGCGCACAGTGCCGGAAGGAGAGTACAAGCCGCTTCTGGCCGAATCCTGGGAATTCAACGATGATGCCACTGAGCTGACAATGACTCTTCGGGAAGGCGTCATGTGCCATAACGGCGAGCCTTTGACGGCCGAGGATTGCCTCTTCTCTCTGCGCTGCCTGCGGGAGAGCTCCAACACCTCTGTTACCGACCATATGGATCTGGAAAACAGCTATGCGGTGGATGAGAGGACTTTTGTCATCGTGATGGACGAACCCTATATGCCTGTAATCGCCAACCTCTCATTCCCTACCTGCGTGATGTTCAGCCAGAAGGGATATGAGGAAGGAAACGGGGATTGGGCCAATATGGACATCGGTACCGGTCCTTATACCTGGGGCGAATGGTCTATCGGCAGCAGCGTGAGTCTGGTGGGCTTCGACGACTACTATGTGGAGGGCCAGCCTGCCATCAAGAATGTGGAATTCAGAGTGATTTCCGAAGATGGCAACCGCTACATCGAGGTGGAGACCGGCGGCGCAGATATGTGCTACAATCTTTCCGGCGTGGATATCGAGGCTGCCGAGGCCAATTCTGATGTTGTGGTATTCCGTGAGTATACGACGGACAACTGCTATCTGAGCTTCAATCTGCGGAATTCTCCCTTTGACGATGTCCGTGTCCGCCAGGCTATCGCTTATGCACTGGATATTGACGGTGCATGGGAGGTCTGCATGGACGGTGTCGGTCAGCCCGCGGAAGGCCTGCTGCCCAGCAATATTCCTGATTCCATCGCGGATGTGGACTCTCCCTATCATGTGGATTATCCGGTCTATGAATATAATCTTGAGAAGGCCAAAGAACTGCTGGCAGAGGCCGGTTACCCCGACGGGTTCTCCTGCAGATATCACGTGGGCCACATGGCTGTGCGTCAGGCCTATGGTGAGTTCTTTGCCAATGCACTGGGGCAGATCGGTATTGATGTGGAGATCGTTGCTTTGGACGCTGCCACAAACTCTCAGGCTTTGAAGGTGGAGCACAACTTCGATATTTATACCTGGGGCATCTCTGCCACCAACGGCGATATTGACTATGCGAACCGATTCTTCTACACCGATAACGCCAACAACATCTTCGGATACAGCGATCCTGAGATGGATGCCCTGATTGATGCTGCTGCTATGGAGGCGGACTCTGCAAAGCGCAGCGAACTGAATGCAGAAATCCAGCAGAAGGTGCTGGATGAATGTGTCATCGTTCCCATCTATCAGCAGGAGGATATCCACTGCTACACCAGCGATCTGCAGGGCTTCCGCAATGGCGCATTCCAGGCTCCGCTGCTGAAGTATTGCTACTTCGCGTAA